The sequence GTCGCCGAGTCGGCGGCCGACCCCGACGACCCGAAGTCCTCGCTCGGCATCAAGACCGAGCCCTTCTACCTGAACAGCGCGGACGCCTACAAGTCGGGCATCCCCAGCGTCCAGCTGAGCTTCACCAAGTCCTTCGGTGACCAACAGCCCGTCGCCGTACTCGCGAAGCGGAGCCTGGGTGCGGTGACCGCCAAGTGGAAGATCAACGGCGGGCCGACGCAGTCGGCGCCCACCCAGGAGTGGGCCGGCGGCGACCGGTTCGGCATGACGTCGACGCACTACCGCCAGATGCGCGGCGTGGTGACCGGGACGGAGCCGGGCAACGACGTCGAGGTGTGGTTCGAGGGTGGCGGCGAGACAAGCCCGTCCTTCACCTATCGCGCCGTCTCGGACTCGGGCAGCGACGTGCTGGTGGTCGCGGCCGAGGACTACACGGGCGCTTCACCAGGTCCGTACGCCGGGCCGCGCTACCTCAACTACTACCTCGAGGCACTCCAGGCGAACGGCGTGGCCGCCGACGTCTACGACGTGGACGCCCACGGCCGGGTGGCGCCCGACGCACTCGGCGTGCTGAGCCACTACGACGCGGTCATCTGGTACACCGGCGACGACGCCGTCACCCGGACGGCCGGCCGCGGCCCGGGCAACGTCGACCGGCTGGCGCTGGACGAGATGTATGAGTTCCGCGCCTACATGAACGAGGGCGGCAAGGTGATGTACACCGGCGACCTCGCCGGCGCGCAGTACTCCGGAGCGACGGTCGGCACCCAGAGGTACGACCCCCAGGGCGAGATCGCCTGCAACCCGCTTCCCGCCGGGGTCGACGCCCGTCGGTGCCTGGCGCTGCGCGGGTCCGGGGACGGCATGAACGACGTGCTGCAGTACTGGTTCGGTGGCTACCTCCAGGTCCCGGGCGACGGCCACGACGACAACGGGGATGTCTACGACGTCACCGGGCTCGACGATCCGTTCAGCGCGATCGACTGGAGCATGAACGGCCCCGCGTCGGCCGACAACCAGGACGCCACGTCGTCGTTCATCGCGACCAGCGGCATCCTGCCGATCGCCGAGTTCCCGCAGTTCGAGAGCTGGCCGTCAGCACGATGGGACAAGCCGGGCGGACCGTTCGAGCCGCACACCGGCCAGCAGTACGTCTACAGCCAGATCGCCGACGTGTCCTACAAGCGGCTGACCAGGACGGTCAACGTCCCGGCCGGCGGCGGGACGCTCGACTTCTGGACGTCGTACGACACCGAGATCGACTGGGACTACGTCTTCGTCGAGGCCCGCACCCCTGACGGCACCGACTGGACGACGCTGCCCGACCTCAATGGCCACACCTCCCAGGCGACCGGCCTCAGCTGCTCGTCCGGCTGGCGCGAGCTCCACCCCCAGCTCGACTACTACCAGACCCTCGACGAGGCGACGGAGACCTGCACTCCCACCGGGAAGGCCGACGGCGACTGGCACGCCGCGTCCGGCAACTCCGCCGGCTGGCAGGAGTGGAGCGTGGACCTCAGTGAATGGGCCGGTGGCCCGGTCGAGGTGTCGATCAGCTACGCGAGCGACTGGGGCACCCAGAACCTGGGCGCCTTCATCGACGACGTGACCCTGCCCGACGGCACTAGCACGTCGTTCGAGGGCGGCGAGCTGGACGGCTGGACGGTGTCGGGCGCACCCCAGGGCAGCTCGGCCAACGGCAACGACTGGATCGTCACCACTGCCGGCGGTTTCCCGGTCGGCGCCGGGATCACGACGCCCGACTCGCTCCTCCTTGGTTTCGGGTTCGAAGGGATCGCGACACCGGCAGAGCGCAACCAGGTCATGGGGAGGGCGCTGACGCACCTGCTCCCCTGAGATGTCCGAGCGCACCAGTCAACCCCAGTCGCCTGGCAACCTCGTCGCCGCCCACGCGCCGGACCGTGTCGGGGTCCCCGATCACTACGAGCACGTCGGTCGCTCGCGACATCCCGACATACAACCTCTCGCGTGCCCGGTCACGAGCACCGTCCTCGTTCAGGCACAGCACGACGGCCCGACGCTCGAGGCCCTTGCAGCCGAGGACGTGGCCATAGAAGACGTCGTCGTCCCAATAGGTGCTCCAGTAGCCCTCCTGGTCGTGGAACTCGGTGTGCTCGACCTGCACCGGGTGTCGATGGCCGGTCGTGAGCAGGGCGATGTTGCGCGGCTCCCAACCGTCTTCCAGGAGCCGGTCCACCTCGTCGTCGGCAGCGCCGATCGCCTCGGCCATGGACGACTTCACGAACCGGACAGCAGGCCCATCGCCACCTCGTGAATACATCCGGCTCGGCGCGAGGGGCCGAACGACTCATGGATCTGCCTGGTGTTGCGCAGGTTCAGATCATCATCAGCTACAGCCGCTGGTGCTCCCGCAGCCCTCGCACACGTAGCACGAACCAGCAGGCCGCATCTTCGTCCCGCACGTCATGCAGAGCGGGCTGTCGACCGCCGTACCCGTGAGCTTCTCGAAGAGCTCAGCCGTGGTCTTGGCCTCGCCGACCACCGGCTGGGCCGGGACCTGGCGGGCCTCGTTGCCATGGGTGTCCTTGGTCTCGACGTCCTCGATGACCTCGGCGTGGGCCGCCGGGGCCTCGACGAGCTCGGAGGCCGAACCGGTCTCCTCGAAGCTCGGTTCATAGGAGCCGGTCTCGAGGTGGCGCTGACGCTCCGCGGCGGAGTAGATACCGAGAGCCGAGCGCTCCTCGAAGGACATGTAGTCCAGGGCCAGGCGACGCCAGACGTAGTCCATCAGCGACTGCGCCATACGGACATCCGGGTCGTCGGTCAGACCGGCGGGCTCGAAGCGCAGGTTGGTGAACTTCGAGACGTAGGTCTCGAGCGGGACGCCGTACTGCAGGCCGATCGACACGGCGATCGAGAACGCGTCCATGACGCCGGCCAGGGTCGAGCCCTGCTTGCCGAGCTTGAGGAAGACCTCGCCCAGCTCGCCGTCGTCGTGGGCACCCGAGGTCATGTAGCCCTCGGCGCCACCGACCGTGAACGAGGTCGTGCGCGAGACGCGCGACTTCGGCAGGCGCTTGCGCTTGGGGGCATAGACGACCTTCTCGACGACCTTGGTCTCGACAACCTCGTCGACGGTCTCGCCCTGGTCCTTCTTCGCCGAGTCGGAGCGACCGTCGGACAGCGGCTGGCCGACCTTGCAGTTGTCGCGATAGATCGCGGTCGCCTTGAGCCCCAGCTTCCAGGACTGCATGTAGACGTCCTCGATCTCCTCGACCGTGGCGGTCTCGGGGAGGTTGACCGTCTTGGAGATCGCGCCGGAGAGGAACGGCTGTGCCGCCGCCATCATCCGCACGTGGCCCATCGGCTTGAGCGAGCGGGCGCCCATCGCGGTGTCGAAGATCTCGTAGTGCTCCTGCTTGAGACCCGGCGCGTCGATGACGTGGCCGTGCTCGGCGATGAAGGCGACGATCGCCTCGATCTGCTCGGGCTGGTAGCCCATCTTCTTCAGCGCCCGCGGGATCGTCTGGTTGACGATCTGCATCGAGCCGCCACCGACGAGCTTCTTGAACTTCACCAGCGAGAAGTCGGGCTCGATGCCGGTGGTGTCGCAGTCCATCATGAAGCCGATGGTCCCGGTCGGCGCGAGCACCGAGGCCTGCGCGTTGCGGAAGCCGTTCTTCTCGCCGAGCTTGATGACGTCGTCCCAGGCCTTCGAGGCCAGCTTGTGCACGCGGCCGTCCTCGGTGTGCAGGACCCGCACCACGTCGTTGGCGGCCTGGTGCTTGCGCATGACCCGCTTGTGGGCGTCGGCGTTGCGCTGGTAGCCGGCGTAGGGACCGACGATCCCGGCCAGCTCGGCCGAGCGCTTGTAGGACGTGCCGGTCATCAGCGAGGTGATCGTGGCCGCCATCGAGCGCCCACCCTCGGAGTCATAGCCCAGGCCCATCGCCATCAGCAGGGCGCCGAGGTTGGCGTAGCCGATGCCGAGCTGGCGGTAGTCGCGCGTGGTGTCGCCGATCGCCTCGGTCGGGAAGTCGGCGAAGCAGATCGAGATGTCCATCGCGGTGATGATGAACTCCACGGCCTTCGCGAACAGCGCCGCGTCGAAGGTGTCGTCGTCCTTGAGGAACTTCAGCAGGTTGAGCGAGGCGAGGTTGCACGAGGAGTTGTCGAGCGACATGTATTCCGAGCACGGGTTGGACGCGGTGATCCGCCCGGTCTCGGGGTTGGTGTGCCAGTCGTTGATCGTGTCGTCGTACTGCAGGCCCGGGTCGGCGCAGGCCCAGGCAGCCTCGCTGATCTTGTGGAAGAGCTCGCGGGCGTCGACGCGCTCGATGACCTCGCCGGTGCCGCGGGCACGCAGGCCGAAGTCGGTACCGTCCTCGACCGCACGCATGAACTCGTCGGTGACGCGGACCGAGTTGTTGGCGTTCTGGTATTGCACGGACGTGATGTCCTTGCCGCCGAGGTCCATGTCGAAGCCGGCGTCGCGCAGGGCGCGGATCTTGTTCTCCTCGTTCTTCTTCGTCTCGACGA comes from Nocardioides piscis and encodes:
- a CDS encoding vitamin B12-dependent ribonucleotide reductase; translation: MTETPVTGAARKGAKRGGGLKMERVFSTAGTHPYDAITWERRDVVQTNWKTGETVFEQRGVEFPDFWSVNASTIVTTKYFRGAVGTDVREWSLKQLIDRVVKTYTKAGIEHGYFAGDADAEVFEHELTWLLVNQYFSFNSPVWFNVGTPSPQQVSACFILSVDDSMDSILNWYKEEGFIFKGGSGAGLNLSRIRSSKELLSSGGTASGPVSFMRGADASAGTIKSGGATRRAAKMVVLDVDHPDIEEFVETKKNEENKIRALRDAGFDMDLGGKDITSVQYQNANNSVRVTDEFMRAVEDGTDFGLRARGTGEVIERVDARELFHKISEAAWACADPGLQYDDTINDWHTNPETGRITASNPCSEYMSLDNSSCNLASLNLLKFLKDDDTFDAALFAKAVEFIITAMDISICFADFPTEAIGDTTRDYRQLGIGYANLGALLMAMGLGYDSEGGRSMAATITSLMTGTSYKRSAELAGIVGPYAGYQRNADAHKRVMRKHQAANDVVRVLHTEDGRVHKLASKAWDDVIKLGEKNGFRNAQASVLAPTGTIGFMMDCDTTGIEPDFSLVKFKKLVGGGSMQIVNQTIPRALKKMGYQPEQIEAIVAFIAEHGHVIDAPGLKQEHYEIFDTAMGARSLKPMGHVRMMAAAQPFLSGAISKTVNLPETATVEEIEDVYMQSWKLGLKATAIYRDNCKVGQPLSDGRSDSAKKDQGETVDEVVETKVVEKVVYAPKRKRLPKSRVSRTTSFTVGGAEGYMTSGAHDDGELGEVFLKLGKQGSTLAGVMDAFSIAVSIGLQYGVPLETYVSKFTNLRFEPAGLTDDPDVRMAQSLMDYVWRRLALDYMSFEERSALGIYSAAERQRHLETGSYEPSFEETGSASELVEAPAAHAEVIEDVETKDTHGNEARQVPAQPVVGEAKTTAELFEKLTGTAVDSPLCMTCGTKMRPAGSCYVCEGCGSTSGCS
- a CDS encoding M14 family metallopeptidase, whose amino-acid sequence is MRRFVSGCITAVVVAVLGVGLAPPSSTSPGASAAPEAEQRLDGYTARGVTSDQLGSLASQGYDLHEAHPTGDTTRVDLVLTAKEAQKLRGQGIDVRLARVKGGKTVRQFAAAQAVNGYTVWRSYDEPGGFRDQLVAASKTYPGVTKLVKLGTTYQGRDILALKVTQGARGRKDGSRPAVIFSATQHAREWIAPEVTRRLMNTYLERWAADDEATKKLLQETELWFVPVMNPDGYEYTFTDERLWRKNLRDNNGDGVTQVGDGVDPNRNFPSHWGYDNEGSSPIPSSETYRGPSPGSEPESKAAMKLFETAKAEFMVNYHSNGRWLLYNDGWQIGTPTADDPIYYALSGNLDQPAIKDYHPGLSSDVLYITNGEIDGYAQEATGTLAWTPELSPGCPGCGFVFPDDEQLVQEEFERNLPFAESVAESAADPDDPKSSLGIKTEPFYLNSADAYKSGIPSVQLSFTKSFGDQQPVAVLAKRSLGAVTAKWKINGGPTQSAPTQEWAGGDRFGMTSTHYRQMRGVVTGTEPGNDVEVWFEGGGETSPSFTYRAVSDSGSDVLVVAAEDYTGASPGPYAGPRYLNYYLEALQANGVAADVYDVDAHGRVAPDALGVLSHYDAVIWYTGDDAVTRTAGRGPGNVDRLALDEMYEFRAYMNEGGKVMYTGDLAGAQYSGATVGTQRYDPQGEIACNPLPAGVDARRCLALRGSGDGMNDVLQYWFGGYLQVPGDGHDDNGDVYDVTGLDDPFSAIDWSMNGPASADNQDATSSFIATSGILPIAEFPQFESWPSARWDKPGGPFEPHTGQQYVYSQIADVSYKRLTRTVNVPAGGGTLDFWTSYDTEIDWDYVFVEARTPDGTDWTTLPDLNGHTSQATGLSCSSGWRELHPQLDYYQTLDEATETCTPTGKADGDWHAASGNSAGWQEWSVDLSEWAGGPVEVSISYASDWGTQNLGAFIDDVTLPDGTSTSFEGGELDGWTVSGAPQGSSANGNDWIVTTAGGFPVGAGITTPDSLLLGFGFEGIATPAERNQVMGRALTHLLP
- a CDS encoding ATP-binding domain-containing protein; amino-acid sequence: MKSSMAEAIGAADDEVDRLLEDGWEPRNIALLTTGHRHPVQVEHTEFHDQEGYWSTYWDDDVFYGHVLGCKGLERRAVVLCLNEDGARDRARERLYVGMSRATDVLVVIGDPDTVRRVGGDEVARRLGLTGALGHLRGAGASAPSP